In one window of Sphingomonas glaciei DNA:
- the pth gene encoding aminoacyl-tRNA hydrolase, which yields MQIWTGLGNPGARYALHRHNVGFMAVDTIAEIHGFSPWQKKHRGLVSEGRIGGQKVLLLKPQTFMNDSGDSVQQALHFFKLDETALTVFHDELDLAPMKVKVRVGGGLAGHNGLRSINASLGPDFRRVRIGIGHPGHKDRVTGYVLGNYAKSEMDSLSDLLAALASEADWLAKGDDARFMSDVAMRLHQD from the coding sequence ATGCAAATCTGGACCGGCCTCGGTAATCCCGGCGCGCGATATGCGCTGCACCGGCACAATGTCGGCTTCATGGCCGTCGACACGATCGCCGAAATCCACGGCTTCTCGCCCTGGCAGAAGAAGCATCGCGGCTTGGTCTCGGAAGGCCGCATCGGCGGACAGAAGGTCCTGCTGCTCAAGCCCCAGACGTTCATGAACGACAGCGGCGACTCGGTTCAGCAGGCGCTGCATTTCTTCAAGCTCGACGAGACCGCCCTCACCGTCTTCCATGACGAGCTCGACCTGGCCCCGATGAAGGTCAAGGTCCGCGTCGGCGGCGGGCTTGCCGGGCATAACGGCCTGCGCTCGATCAATGCCTCCCTCGGCCCCGACTTCCGTCGCGTCCGGATCGGCATCGGCCACCCCGGCCACAAGGACCGGGTGACCGGCTACGTGCTGGGCAATTACGCCAAGAGCGAGATGGATTCGCTCTCCGATCTCCTCGCCGCCCTCGCCTCCGAAGCCGACTGGCTGGCCAAGGGCGACGACGCCCGCTTCATGAGCGACGTCGCCATGCGGCTGCATCAGGACTGA
- a CDS encoding pseudouridine synthase, with the protein MPPQRPTGGRGPRPPQQSRDKSPRRAPPATGPSASGPRPTGPRGKPPGPPRESGPQRIAKLLARAGVASRRDIERMIAEGRIALDGTVLTTPATLLEDLRGVTVDGKQVAPPAAARLWRFYKPAGCLTAANDPKGRPTIYDRLPAGLPRVMPVGRLDFMTEGLLLLTNDGELKRQLELPATAVVRRYRARAFGDVTQAQLEELADGIEIDGIRYGSIDANLERRTGRNCWIELSLTEGKNREVRNVLAHLGLQVSRLIRVSYGPFDMLDLDPGHIGEVQREDLFRFRQTLKTPAAKEPRSP; encoded by the coding sequence TTGCCCCCTCAACGACCGACGGGAGGCCGCGGTCCCCGCCCGCCGCAGCAATCGCGCGATAAATCTCCACGCCGTGCTCCGCCCGCCACAGGCCCGAGCGCATCAGGGCCGCGCCCGACCGGTCCGCGCGGCAAGCCCCCGGGCCCGCCGCGTGAAAGCGGCCCGCAGCGCATCGCCAAGCTGCTCGCCCGCGCCGGGGTCGCCTCGCGCCGCGATATCGAGCGAATGATCGCCGAGGGTCGCATCGCGCTCGACGGCACCGTGCTGACTACCCCAGCCACCCTGCTCGAGGACCTGCGCGGGGTGACCGTCGACGGCAAGCAGGTGGCGCCGCCCGCCGCCGCTCGCCTGTGGCGCTTCTACAAGCCCGCCGGTTGCCTCACCGCCGCCAACGATCCCAAGGGCCGCCCGACCATCTACGACCGACTGCCCGCCGGCCTGCCGCGGGTGATGCCGGTCGGCCGGCTCGACTTCATGACCGAAGGCCTGCTGCTCCTCACCAACGATGGCGAGCTGAAGCGCCAGCTCGAGTTGCCCGCCACCGCGGTGGTCCGCCGCTACCGCGCCCGCGCGTTCGGCGATGTCACCCAGGCCCAGCTCGAGGAACTTGCCGACGGGATCGAGATCGACGGCATCCGCTACGGCTCGATCGACGCCAACCTCGAACGCCGGACCGGCCGCAACTGCTGGATCGAACTGTCGCTGACCGAAGGCAAGAACCGCGAGGTCCGCAACGTCCTCGCCCACCTCGGCCTGCAGGTCAGCCGCCTGATCCGGGTCAGCTACGGCCCCTTCGACATGCTTGATCTCGACCCCGGCCATATCGGCGAGGTCCAGCGCGAGGATCTGTTCCGCTTCCGCCAGACACTGAAGACGCCGGCTGCGAAAGAACCTCGTTCGCCTTGA
- a CDS encoding sensor domain-containing diguanylate cyclase, translating into MMLARQWMLALGYALLAALAVTLTRFDGGVAFLWGASALLIAALVRTSMRNWWAPLVTCSVVGFLVTGFLGLGWAVAPFLLIANMGEAVIAGYLLKRDRSSGELMASLSWFGRFVIAMLVGPVLMAPVAGAVLWAFDGSFVATMKHFAIGHALGNLALTPIAYMMTGRAARKETRRIFKRHKKAALTLLPTVGLIVFFTFWQSDWPILFLPVMWVVLVTFRLGRLGAAVSLALLTGIGGLLTAKGMGPVSLTGATLGDRMQFFQFYLAATVLTVIPIAADLHNRQKLNRSLRRSEAEFRLLADHCTDVIMRISIDGQILYASPSVELVTGYHPSELVGRHSRVLIDPADFARVRDEHRATLAAGGEPRTYAYRTIVSSGEQRWFSTHGRALLDEYGEPIELLSYIRDITGAKADEREWVQAALTDSLTGLHNRRAFERAADGRIAAGAVGADCVALFDLDRFKSINDRFGHDAGDDVLKRFAEVALKLTRPGDMLARIGGEEFGLLFEDTSIGQAYEICERIRREVSGTLRIAEVQITVSGGVAPIGPDGLAAALKSADEALYRAKQGGRDQLLLAA; encoded by the coding sequence ATGATGCTTGCCCGCCAGTGGATGCTGGCCCTTGGTTATGCCTTGCTAGCGGCGCTGGCGGTGACCTTGACCCGCTTCGACGGCGGGGTCGCGTTCCTGTGGGGGGCGAGCGCGCTGCTGATCGCCGCGCTGGTGCGCACTTCGATGCGCAACTGGTGGGCGCCGCTTGTCACCTGCTCGGTGGTCGGCTTCCTCGTGACAGGCTTCCTCGGGCTCGGCTGGGCGGTGGCGCCATTCCTGCTGATCGCCAACATGGGCGAGGCGGTGATCGCGGGTTATCTCCTGAAGCGCGACCGAAGCAGCGGCGAGTTGATGGCGAGCCTAAGCTGGTTCGGGCGGTTCGTGATTGCGATGCTCGTCGGACCTGTCCTGATGGCCCCAGTCGCCGGTGCGGTCCTGTGGGCCTTCGACGGAAGCTTCGTTGCGACCATGAAGCATTTCGCGATCGGCCACGCCTTGGGCAATCTTGCGCTGACTCCGATCGCCTACATGATGACCGGCCGTGCCGCCCGGAAGGAGACGCGGCGGATATTCAAGCGACACAAGAAGGCGGCGCTGACGCTGCTTCCGACGGTTGGCCTGATCGTCTTCTTCACCTTCTGGCAGTCGGATTGGCCAATCCTGTTCCTGCCGGTGATGTGGGTCGTGCTGGTCACTTTCCGACTCGGCCGTCTCGGTGCCGCGGTCAGCCTTGCGCTTTTGACCGGGATTGGGGGCCTGCTGACCGCCAAGGGGATGGGGCCGGTATCGCTAACCGGCGCGACGCTTGGCGACCGGATGCAATTCTTCCAATTCTACCTGGCGGCGACGGTTCTGACGGTCATTCCGATCGCCGCCGACCTGCACAATCGCCAGAAGCTCAATCGCAGTCTGCGCCGAAGCGAGGCGGAATTTCGGCTGCTGGCCGACCATTGCACCGACGTCATCATGCGCATCTCGATCGATGGCCAAATCCTCTACGCGTCGCCCTCGGTCGAGTTGGTTACCGGCTATCATCCAAGCGAACTGGTTGGGCGGCATAGTCGTGTCCTGATCGACCCGGCGGATTTCGCGCGCGTCCGGGACGAGCATCGCGCCACCCTCGCGGCGGGCGGCGAGCCCCGGACCTACGCTTATCGCACGATAGTCAGCAGCGGAGAGCAGCGCTGGTTCTCGACCCACGGCCGCGCACTGCTCGACGAATATGGCGAGCCGATCGAGCTCTTGTCCTACATCCGCGACATCACCGGCGCCAAGGCCGACGAGCGCGAATGGGTACAGGCTGCGCTGACCGATAGCCTGACAGGCCTTCACAATCGCCGCGCCTTCGAACGGGCCGCGGACGGACGGATCGCCGCCGGTGCGGTCGGGGCCGATTGCGTGGCACTGTTCGACCTCGACCGGTTCAAGAGCATCAACGACCGCTTTGGCCATGACGCCGGCGACGACGTGTTGAAGCGGTTCGCGGAAGTCGCGCTCAAGCTGACCCGCCCGGGTGACATGCTCGCGCGCATCGGCGGTGAGGAATTCGGCCTGCTGTTCGAAGACACCTCGATCGGGCAGGCGTATGAAATCTGCGAGCGGATCCGGCGCGAGGTGAGCGGCACGCTCAGGATTGCCGAGGTGCAGATCACCGTCAGCGGCGGCGTGGCGCCGATCGGTCCCGATGGCCTGGCTGCCGCACTCAAGTCGGCGGACGAGGCGCTGTACCGCGCCAAGCAGGGCGGACGTGATCAGCTGCTGCTGGCGGCCTAA
- a CDS encoding aromatic ring-hydroxylating oxygenase subunit alpha, with protein MLAPARPGAHSAAMDAPLKSTRPTPGQLALAELLASGGEMLGEGIARLPASPYIDDDRFVTEQDRLFARAPLVLGPSAMLPSPRTAVAHDGYGVPLIVSRDGNGQVHVLANACRHRGTRLVEGSEVVPAARIVCPYHAWAYRPDGALAGLPRADCFPGLDKAAMSLRAFPAVESGGLIWFSRDPQADFAPAQALAEDLDAFGLAHLHLYRRRSHEVAGNWKLIVDAFLESYHVQRLHAATIASFFADGITVADRIGPHQRAAVGRTDYLGRIDRGDWRQLRKAVTYTYHLFPNAILIMSPDYLNLLTCWPQAAGRTIVEDIMLIPQPPRTAEEEEHWDKSWTLLDAGTFAAEDFRAAALCHQGLASGLVDEVTLGTLEHGVAEFHAMIERALGR; from the coding sequence GTGCTTGCGCCCGCGCGGCCCGGCGCGCACTCTGCCGCGATGGACGCACCGCTCAAGTCGACCCGCCCGACCCCGGGCCAACTCGCGCTGGCGGAGTTGCTGGCAAGCGGCGGCGAAATGCTGGGCGAAGGGATCGCCCGCCTCCCCGCCTCGCCCTACATCGACGATGACCGCTTCGTGACCGAGCAGGACCGCTTGTTCGCGCGGGCACCGCTGGTCCTCGGCCCGTCGGCCATGCTGCCCTCCCCCCGCACCGCGGTCGCGCATGACGGCTATGGCGTTCCGCTGATCGTCAGCCGCGACGGCAACGGACAGGTCCATGTCCTCGCCAACGCCTGCCGCCACCGCGGCACCCGGCTGGTCGAAGGCAGCGAGGTCGTTCCTGCCGCCCGGATCGTCTGTCCCTACCACGCCTGGGCCTATAGGCCCGACGGCGCGCTCGCTGGCCTGCCCCGCGCCGACTGCTTCCCCGGCCTCGACAAGGCCGCGATGAGCCTGCGCGCCTTTCCCGCGGTGGAGAGCGGCGGCCTGATCTGGTTCTCGCGCGATCCGCAAGCCGACTTCGCCCCGGCCCAGGCCCTTGCCGAGGATCTCGACGCCTTCGGCCTCGCGCATCTCCACCTCTACCGCCGGCGGTCGCACGAGGTCGCTGGCAATTGGAAGCTGATCGTCGACGCCTTCCTCGAAAGCTACCATGTCCAGCGGCTACACGCCGCCACCATCGCTTCGTTCTTTGCCGACGGGATCACCGTCGCCGACCGCATCGGCCCGCATCAGCGCGCGGCGGTTGGCCGGACCGACTATCTCGGCCGGATCGATCGCGGCGACTGGCGGCAGCTGCGCAAGGCGGTCACCTACACCTACCACCTTTTCCCCAACGCCATCCTGATCATGAGCCCCGATTACCTAAACCTGCTCACTTGCTGGCCGCAGGCGGCGGGCCGAACGATCGTCGAGGACATCATGCTGATTCCTCAGCCGCCCCGCACCGCGGAGGAGGAAGAGCATTGGGACAAGAGCTGGACCCTGCTCGATGCCGGCACCTTCGCCGCTGAGGACTTCCGCGCCGCGGCGCTGTGCCACCAGGGTCTCGCCAGCGGGCTTGTCGACGAGGTCACCCTTGGCACGCTCGAACATGGCGTCGCCGAGTTCCACGCGATGATCGAACGGGCCCTCGGCCGCTGA
- a CDS encoding bifunctional folylpolyglutamate synthase/dihydrofolate synthase, which translates to MADFARSDHPGVAAQLARLEALSPGGDRLGLERITALLHRLGDPQDHLPPVFHVAGTNGKGSTCAFLRAALEAAGHRVHVFTSPHLVRFNERIRLAGRLIEDEALAALLEEILDASDDIAPSFFEATAAAAFLAFARIPADALVLEVGMGGRLDATNVVERPAVTGIAALGLDHQQWLGTTLTEIAVEKAGIAKPGIPLVTLAQPGAAAAQLREVAALRNAPLLRRGREWHSALAGDRLHYSDAQGSLDLPLPALPGPHQADNAALAVAMLRHQDAVSISDAALARAMTEVRWPARLQRLRPGPLIGTRDAWLDGGHNAQAAELLARSIAPLAAGRPIHLVVGALTTKDAAGLLAPFRGVVEQVHAIGFDHPLAMTAADLAATATALGLPAEPGHDLQAAIANVPPTAALLIAGSLYLAGEVLALNDEVPD; encoded by the coding sequence TTGGCTGACTTCGCCCGTTCCGACCATCCAGGTGTCGCCGCCCAGCTGGCGCGGCTGGAGGCGCTCAGTCCCGGCGGCGACCGGCTCGGGCTGGAGCGCATCACGGCGCTGCTGCATCGCCTCGGCGACCCGCAGGACCACCTACCGCCGGTGTTCCATGTCGCCGGGACCAACGGCAAGGGCTCGACCTGCGCCTTCCTCCGCGCCGCGCTGGAAGCGGCCGGCCACCGCGTCCACGTCTTCACCTCGCCCCACCTGGTCCGTTTCAACGAGCGCATCCGGCTCGCCGGACGACTGATTGAAGACGAAGCGCTTGCCGCCCTGCTCGAGGAAATACTCGACGCCTCGGACGACATCGCGCCAAGCTTCTTCGAAGCCACCGCCGCCGCCGCCTTCCTCGCCTTCGCCCGCATCCCCGCCGACGCCTTGGTGCTGGAAGTCGGCATGGGCGGCCGCCTCGACGCCACCAACGTGGTCGAACGCCCGGCAGTCACGGGCATCGCCGCACTCGGGCTGGACCACCAACAATGGCTCGGCACGACCCTGACCGAGATCGCGGTCGAAAAGGCCGGGATTGCCAAGCCCGGCATCCCCCTCGTGACCCTCGCCCAACCCGGGGCGGCCGCCGCCCAGCTGAGAGAGGTAGCGGCCCTCCGCAACGCGCCGCTTCTTCGGCGGGGCAGGGAGTGGCACAGCGCGCTGGCTGGCGATCGCCTCCACTACAGCGACGCGCAAGGCAGCCTCGACCTGCCGCTTCCCGCCCTCCCCGGCCCGCACCAGGCCGACAATGCCGCCCTCGCCGTCGCCATGCTGCGCCATCAGGACGCGGTCAGCATCTCCGACGCAGCCCTCGCCCGCGCCATGACAGAGGTACGCTGGCCTGCCCGCCTGCAGAGGCTCCGCCCCGGCCCGCTGATCGGCACCCGCGACGCGTGGCTCGACGGCGGCCACAATGCCCAGGCGGCCGAGCTGCTGGCGCGAAGCATCGCCCCGCTTGCCGCGGGCCGTCCGATCCACCTCGTCGTCGGTGCCCTCACCACCAAGGACGCGGCCGGGCTGCTGGCGCCGTTCCGCGGCGTAGTCGAGCAGGTTCACGCCATCGGCTTTGACCACCCGCTGGCTATGACCGCCGCAGACCTCGCCGCCACCGCGACCGCCCTCGGCCTACCTGCCGAGCCCGGTCACGACCTCCAGGCCGCCATTGCCAACGTCCCGCCGACCGCCGCCCTCCTCATCGCCGGCTCGCTCTACCTCGCGGGCGAAGTGTTGGCGCTCAATGACGAGGTGCCCGACTAG
- a CDS encoding 50S ribosomal protein L25/general stress protein Ctc yields MSEQLSLTAETRDRAGKGASRELRNQGRVPAVVYGANQEPLSIHVEEKLLAKMLSTGHFMNSVVMIDAGGKTTRTLPKDVQFHPVSSRPVHVDFLRISEHSKVTVNVPVRFTDEEESPGIKRGAVLNIVKHEIEFSCDAAEIPDDIEISLKGLDVGDSIHISNVTLPTGVEATITDRDFTIATIVAPSSMKSDAGDAEEDAAEAATDAE; encoded by the coding sequence ATGAGCGAACAGCTTTCGCTGACCGCCGAGACGCGCGACCGGGCTGGCAAGGGAGCCTCCCGTGAGCTGCGTAACCAAGGCCGGGTCCCCGCCGTTGTCTATGGCGCCAATCAGGAGCCGCTGAGCATCCACGTCGAGGAAAAGCTCCTCGCCAAGATGCTGTCGACCGGCCACTTCATGAACTCGGTCGTGATGATCGACGCCGGTGGCAAGACGACCCGCACCTTGCCTAAGGACGTGCAGTTCCATCCCGTCAGCAGCCGCCCGGTCCACGTCGACTTCCTCCGCATCAGTGAGCACAGCAAGGTGACCGTCAACGTCCCCGTGCGCTTCACCGACGAAGAGGAAAGCCCCGGCATCAAGCGCGGTGCGGTGCTCAACATCGTCAAGCACGAGATTGAGTTCAGCTGCGACGCGGCCGAAATCCCCGACGACATCGAGATTAGCCTCAAGGGCCTCGACGTCGGCGATTCGATCCACATCTCGAACGTCACCCTGCCCACGGGCGTCGAAGCCACGATCACCGATCGCGACTTCACCATCGCCACCATCGTCGCTCCGTCGTCGATGAAGAGCGATGCCGGTGACGCCGAAGAAGACGCGGCGGAAGCTGCGACCGACGCCGAATAA
- a CDS encoding TIGR02466 family protein gives MTMRQLFATPLYEADLALDLAELAHSIRSLAEDDGAGRRWAKEHGYKGYTSYASLNDLPRRDPVFADLAKALTRHAATFARDLAWEVKPKLDSLWVNVLKPGGHHSAHIHPHSILSGTLYIDVPDGAGAIRFEDPRLPMMMAAPIRGADAPEPLRPFVTLHPLPGQLLLWESWLRHEVLPGNARGERLSVSFNFA, from the coding sequence CTGACGATGCGCCAGCTGTTCGCCACCCCGCTCTACGAAGCAGATCTCGCCCTCGACCTCGCCGAGCTCGCCCACTCGATTCGCAGCCTCGCCGAAGACGATGGAGCCGGTCGTCGCTGGGCGAAGGAGCATGGCTACAAGGGCTATACCAGCTACGCCTCGCTCAACGACCTCCCCCGCCGCGATCCGGTGTTCGCCGACCTCGCCAAGGCCCTCACCCGCCACGCCGCCACCTTCGCCCGCGACCTCGCGTGGGAGGTCAAGCCGAAGCTCGACAGCCTGTGGGTCAATGTCCTGAAGCCCGGCGGCCACCACAGCGCGCACATCCACCCGCACTCGATCCTCTCGGGCACGCTCTACATCGATGTGCCCGACGGAGCCGGCGCCATCCGCTTCGAAGATCCGCGCCTGCCGATGATGATGGCCGCGCCGATCCGCGGCGCCGACGCGCCCGAGCCTCTCCGGCCCTTCGTCACCCTGCACCCCCTCCCCGGCCAGCTCCTGTTGTGGGAAAGCTGGCTGCGCCACGAGGTGCTCCCTGGCAACGCGCGCGGCGAGCGGCTGAGCGTCAGCTTCAACTTCGCTTAG
- a CDS encoding AmpG family muropeptide MFS transporter, whose amino-acid sequence MATATAAAGETAVTAQPKGWRLIRTALSNRKTAVMLAFGFGAGLPFTLLIGTLNAWLGEWQIDLATIGVLSWIGLAYAFKFLWSPLVDRVRLPGLERLGRRRGWLLLCQVILTLTFFGLSLSDPRLALGTFALIAVIGAFASATQDVVIDAWRIDVADEAAPVEILSSIYQLGFRIAALIGGALALVLSERMSWPAVYAVMGLFMALTLIATLMAPDTPRTALEEQQSALRRAGATAPKLRAIGLAIVGLGWAWAIWTVGAFMANMLGGAIDPATGKPPSVGDFTKSYGPLIVAATVLVPAIVAAVFNWLAARPGYVLESDVPASSGLERASDHAYSALILPLAELVRRMGWGVIVVLGLILSYRITDNIWGSFAFPFYLQELKYTGDEVAFASKIFGVFMTMAGIAIGGIMFATVGRMPTLMVGAIVAAASNLLYADLASGAVYIDAFARTFGLDAFGHDLRMVRLLIAISGENIAGGLAGAAFVAYLSSITSREFSAVQYALLSSLTFLIGSLGRAALGEMIDQVGYAPVFYLTATIGLVAVAFVALEWARTSWNGRRERANGPVPAADAARAAEGDTA is encoded by the coding sequence TTGGCGACGGCGACGGCAGCAGCGGGCGAGACGGCGGTGACGGCGCAGCCCAAGGGGTGGCGGCTGATCCGGACCGCCTTGTCCAACCGCAAGACTGCGGTGATGCTGGCATTCGGGTTCGGCGCGGGGCTGCCGTTCACCTTGCTGATCGGTACGCTGAACGCGTGGCTTGGCGAGTGGCAGATCGACCTTGCCACGATCGGCGTACTGTCGTGGATCGGCCTTGCCTACGCCTTCAAATTTCTGTGGTCGCCGCTAGTCGATCGGGTGCGGCTGCCGGGGCTGGAGCGGCTGGGGCGGCGGCGCGGGTGGCTTCTGCTGTGCCAGGTCATCCTTACCCTGACCTTCTTTGGCCTGTCGCTGTCGGATCCGCGGCTGGCGCTCGGCACCTTTGCGCTGATTGCGGTGATCGGCGCCTTTGCCTCGGCGACCCAGGACGTGGTGATCGACGCGTGGCGGATCGACGTCGCCGACGAAGCGGCGCCGGTCGAGATCCTGTCCTCCATTTACCAGCTCGGCTTTCGCATCGCGGCCCTGATCGGCGGCGCCTTGGCGCTGGTGCTATCCGAGCGGATGAGCTGGCCCGCTGTCTATGCGGTGATGGGCCTGTTCATGGCATTGACGCTGATCGCGACGTTGATGGCCCCCGACACCCCCCGCACCGCGCTGGAGGAGCAGCAGAGCGCGCTCCGTCGGGCCGGGGCGACCGCCCCCAAGCTGCGGGCGATCGGCCTGGCCATCGTCGGGCTGGGCTGGGCGTGGGCGATCTGGACGGTGGGCGCCTTCATGGCGAACATGCTGGGCGGCGCGATCGACCCGGCCACCGGGAAGCCGCCGAGCGTCGGCGACTTCACCAAAAGCTATGGTCCGCTGATCGTCGCCGCGACGGTCCTGGTGCCGGCCATCGTGGCTGCAGTGTTCAACTGGTTAGCGGCGCGCCCCGGCTATGTGCTGGAAAGCGACGTGCCGGCGTCGAGCGGGCTCGAGCGCGCCTCGGATCATGCTTATAGCGCGCTGATCCTGCCGCTGGCCGAGCTGGTCCGGCGGATGGGCTGGGGCGTCATCGTCGTGCTGGGACTGATCCTCAGCTACCGCATCACCGACAATATCTGGGGCAGCTTCGCCTTTCCCTTCTATCTCCAGGAGCTGAAGTACACGGGCGACGAGGTGGCGTTCGCGTCCAAGATCTTCGGCGTCTTCATGACCATGGCTGGGATCGCGATCGGCGGGATCATGTTCGCGACCGTGGGGCGGATGCCGACGCTGATGGTCGGCGCCATCGTCGCGGCGGCAAGCAACCTCCTTTACGCCGACCTTGCTTCGGGCGCGGTCTATATCGACGCCTTTGCGCGCACCTTCGGGCTCGATGCCTTCGGCCATGACCTGCGGATGGTGCGGCTGCTGATCGCCATTTCGGGTGAGAATATTGCCGGCGGCCTCGCGGGGGCCGCGTTCGTCGCCTACCTGTCGTCGATCACCAGCCGCGAATTCAGCGCGGTGCAATATGCGCTGCTGTCCTCGCTGACCTTCCTGATCGGCTCGCTCGGCCGGGCGGCGTTGGGCGAGATGATCGACCAGGTCGGCTATGCGCCGGTCTTCTACCTGACCGCGACCATCGGGCTGGTGGCCGTGGCATTCGTGGCGCTGGAATGGGCGCGGACCAGCTGGAATGGGCGGCGAGAGCGCGCCAATGGCCCGGTGCCGGCGGCCGACGCGGCGCGGGCTGCCGAAGGCGACACGGCCTAG
- the accD gene encoding acetyl-CoA carboxylase, carboxyltransferase subunit beta yields the protein MSWLSRVRNSISFLPKRQVTDTLWHKCKNCNAMVFTKEWEDNLQICPRCDHHDRIRAHTRFGQVFDDARYDLIATPDVREDPLRFRDTKRYADRIKAARAATEEKDALLNARGKIDGRAAVVGVQDFAFMGGSMGVAVGSAFVAGVQAAIAAHAPYIIFTAAGGARMQEGILSLMQMPRATVAIELLREAGLPYIVVLTDPTTGGVTASYAMLGDVQIAEPGALIGFAGQRVIEQTIREKLPEGFQRAEYLLEHGMIDMVTHRRDLRATLGSLIDYLVPAREAA from the coding sequence ATGAGCTGGCTCAGCCGGGTCCGTAATTCCATTTCCTTCCTGCCAAAGCGGCAGGTCACCGACACGCTCTGGCACAAGTGCAAGAACTGCAACGCCATGGTGTTTACCAAGGAATGGGAGGACAATCTCCAGATCTGCCCGCGCTGCGACCATCACGATCGCATCCGCGCCCACACCCGCTTTGGCCAGGTGTTCGACGACGCGCGCTACGACCTCATCGCCACGCCCGACGTGCGCGAGGACCCGCTGCGGTTTCGCGATACCAAGCGCTACGCCGATCGGATCAAGGCCGCGCGCGCCGCAACCGAGGAGAAGGACGCCCTGCTCAACGCCCGTGGGAAGATCGACGGCCGCGCCGCCGTCGTCGGCGTGCAGGACTTCGCCTTCATGGGCGGGTCGATGGGTGTGGCGGTCGGTTCGGCCTTCGTTGCCGGGGTCCAGGCCGCGATCGCCGCCCACGCTCCCTACATCATCTTCACCGCCGCGGGCGGCGCGCGGATGCAGGAGGGCATCCTCAGCCTGATGCAGATGCCCCGCGCCACCGTCGCGATAGAGCTGCTGCGCGAGGCGGGCCTGCCCTACATCGTGGTGCTGACCGATCCGACCACCGGCGGCGTCACCGCCTCATACGCCATGCTCGGCGACGTCCAGATCGCCGAGCCCGGCGCCCTGATCGGTTTCGCCGGCCAGCGGGTGATCGAGCAGACCATCCGCGAAAAGCTGCCCGAAGGCTTTCAGCGCGCCGAATATCTGCTCGAACATGGAATGATCGACATGGTCACCCACCGCCGCGACCTGCGCGCCACGCTTGGCAGCCTGATCGACTACCTGGTTCCGGCGCGGGAAGCGGCGTGA
- a CDS encoding response regulator, whose amino-acid sequence MLFGTRERHVKRILIVEDEPLVAFDNETMVSNAGYTVVATVDSVREALAILDREVGHPGDEDEGAPERGIDLILSDITLTGRRSGIDLAAEATQRGIPVLFATANPPEDGGGNALGVLCKPYNEGRLKAALKAVEELIAGNAQVKAPTGVILYNRPLAA is encoded by the coding sequence ATGCTGTTCGGCACACGGGAACGTCACGTCAAGCGCATCCTCATCGTGGAGGACGAGCCGCTGGTGGCGTTCGACAATGAAACAATGGTGAGCAACGCCGGCTACACGGTCGTGGCCACGGTTGATAGCGTCCGTGAAGCGCTGGCAATCCTCGATCGCGAAGTCGGCCACCCGGGCGATGAGGACGAGGGCGCTCCGGAGCGGGGAATCGACCTCATCCTGAGCGACATCACGCTGACCGGCCGGCGCAGCGGAATCGACCTTGCCGCCGAGGCGACGCAGCGCGGCATCCCGGTGCTTTTCGCGACCGCCAACCCGCCCGAAGATGGGGGAGGCAATGCGCTTGGCGTCCTGTGCAAGCCCTACAACGAAGGGCGGCTCAAGGCAGCGCTGAAGGCGGTCGAGGAGCTGATCGCCGGCAATGCCCAGGTCAAGGCACCGACCGGGGTGATCCTCTACAACCGGCCGCTCGCCGCCTGA